The proteins below are encoded in one region of Saccopteryx leptura isolate mSacLep1 chromosome 1, mSacLep1_pri_phased_curated, whole genome shotgun sequence:
- the UQCR11 gene encoding cytochrome b-c1 complex subunit 10, whose amino-acid sequence MLSKFLGPRYLELAKNWIPTAGMWGVVGTVGLVWATDWKLILDWVPYINGKFKQDN is encoded by the exons ATGCTGAGCAAGTTCCTGGGCCCGCGCTACCTCGAActggccaagaactg GATCCCCACAGCAGGCATGTGGGGCGTCGTGGGCACCGTGGGGCTAGTGTGGGCCACCGACTGGAAGCTAATTCTGGACTGGGTGCCCTACATCAATGGCAAGTTTAAGCAGGACAACTAA